Part of the Geminocystis sp. M7585_C2015_104 genome, AAGGGAACTGACCGTATGTAGTGATGTGCCACCGGATGATTGGATTTGAGTGTTGTCAAAGTTGCTGATAGTCTTCTCTGCCTTTGGCAATACGATAACTGAGAAAACAAACTGGAATTAGGCCCACTAGGATAATGACTATAGCGGGCGCGGCGGCGTCTGCCAGTCTTTCGTCGGAGGCATACTGAAACACCCTCACCGCCAGAGTGTCAAAATTAAAGGGGCGCAACACAAGGGTAGCAGGCAATTCCTTCATCACGTCTACAAACACCAGGAGAAAGGCTGTCAATACACCACCTCTCATCAGAGGCAAGTGTATCTTTAATAGGGTAGCCAGGGGATTATGGCCTAAACTGCGAGAGGCTTCGTCCAAATGGGGTTTAATTTTACTGAGACTGGATTCTACGGTATTAAGAGAAACGGCAAAAAATCTTACTAAATAGCCATAAATCAAAGCTATAACCGTGCCACTGAATATTAACCCCACAGAAACATTAAAATTTTCCTCCAGCCAGTCAGAAATGGCATTGTCAACGGCCCCCAGAGGGATTAAAATACCTACGGCAATAACTGAACCGGGAATAGCATAACCCATGGAGGCAATGAGGGTAGAGGTGTTGATGAAGGGGTTAGCAAAAAGACGTTTACCATAGGCCATAATCAAACTCAAAACCACAGCAACAAAACCTGTGACAAGGGCCAAGAAAAGACTATTTTGGGCAATAAACCAAAAATTCTCACTCCAGGTTTCCTCCCAAGTAATGGTGAGATAGATAAGATAAACCAGGGGGATGAAAAAACCAAGGGCAACAGGAAGGGCACAAGCTATAAATGCTAGACTACCACGCCACCAATTGAGATGATAACGAGAATAGGCTTTAATTACCCCCCCCATCTGATAATAACGGGCCTGAAGCCGAGATATTCTCTCCAACACAATCAGAATTAAAACAAATACCATTAAACAGAAAGCCAACTGGGCAGCCGCCACCCTCTCTCTCATATTTATCCAGGTGCGATAAATGCCCGTGGTAAATGTATCAACTCCGAAGTATTGAACAGTACCAAAATCATTGAGAGTCTCCATGAGGGCAAGTGCCAAGCCAGCGACAATGGAGGGGCGGGCTAGGGGCAAAGCCACAGAGAAAAAACTCTTCCAGGGGTTACATCCCAAGGACCTACTAGCTTCTATACTACAAACAGATTGCTCCAAAAAGGCAACCCTGGCCAACATATAGACATAGGGGTATAACACCAGGGTTAACATGACTATAGCCCCCCCCAGGTTACGAATAGAGGGAAACCAGTAGTCTCGGGCACTCTCCCAGCCGAAAATGGCCCGTAGCCAAGTCTGGATTGGGCCGTAATATTCCAACATGTCGGTATAACTATAGGCTAGGAGGTAGGCGGGGGCTGCCAAAGGCATCAACAACAACCACTGCCACCAGTTCACCCCCCAAAAGTCACACATAGTAACCAGCCAGGCACACCCCACACCAATGACAGTCACGCCAATACCCACCCCCAACATCAACCAGAGAGTGTTAAGGATATAGTCCTTTAAAACCGTTTCCGTCAGGTGTTGCCAAACCTCCCTCTTGTCAGCCAAAATACTGCTAGCCACGGCCAATACTGGCAGGGCAATGGCAAGGGCAACCAATCCCAGAGACAAATTCCAAAGATAAACCAATATCCCCGCCCAATTGAGCGTTTTCCGGGATTTGAGAATACTAATCATGGCTTTTCTCCTTAAAACCTTTCACCAACCCCAAAGTGGATGCGGCTATCCCCCCTATCATTAACCCCATAGTCAATCCTAATAGGGCCAAGAGGGGATTGTACCCTTACACCCAAACCATAACCAAAACCATCACCTTTTAAACCTCTTACCTTGGCTGGCTGTCCTATAACCGCCTTCTGGGAGCCCAGGGTGGTAGCATAGTCGAAAAATAATACTCCCCCCAAGAAAGGAAGAATGGGAAAACGATACTCGGCAGTAGCCTGGAGGTAAGAGCGTCCATTGCCCAAATCTCCCTCCCCATAACCCCTAACCGAATTGCTACCACCAATGACAAAGGCTTCATAGGGAGGTAAATCTCCCAAAACCGTGCCCCCCTGAATGTTAAAAGCCAGTGCCTGAGGGCCCTCCCCATTGGTAAAATCAACGAACTTCACCGGGATATAGTAACTATAACTGGCCCTTAGTCTATTAAACACCACATTGGTGACGGGCAGAGTCTGTTCCATCCCCAACAGTAACAAACTACCACTAGTAGGGTTAAGGGCATCGTTTCGTCTGTCTTGAGAGGCAGTAAAACGGAAGGTCAACAACTCGTCAATACCGTTGTCATTAAAAGCCAACTTGCCTCTGCCAAACTTAGGACTGGAGCGGGGGGCACGATTGCCATCCGCATCTTGTATTTCCACCTGTTGATATTGTAAACCAGCAGAAAGCACCCATTCTGGCCTAGAGAGGGGGTCGTCAGAAAGAGGGCGAGAGATGGAAAAGCCGCCGCCAGTGCGTACTACCCGGGGCCTGTCTTCTTGTAACTCTGTGCGGATGGATTCTGTTTCCGTGCCGTCAAACACTAGGGAAATGGTGCGACGACGGAAGAGATTGGCTGTAAGGGAAGTCCGATAGGGATCGCCCGCAATCCAGGGGTTTTCAAAACTCAAGTCGAATAGCAACTCCCTTTCCCCTACCTGAAACTCGGCACCCAGGGTTTGATTGTTGCCCCCTAAGTTTCGCTCCTGATAGCTAATGGTGCCAAAAAAACCACTCACCGAGCTAATCCCGGCACCAGCCGCCAAAGAGCCAGTACCTGTCTCCACTATGTCTACATTCATAATTACCTGGGAGGGATCCGGCGCCACATCGAAGGAGATTCTGACATCCTTAAAAATCCCTAAGCCGTAAATTCGTTGTAAGTCCTCCTGTGCTGTGCGTCTGTTGAAAATGTCCCCAGGTTTTAACCTCATCTCTCTAGTGACAATAAAATCCCTGGTTTTGCCCTTTACCTCCTCCTGGTCAGCATTGAAGAAACGGACTTTTATCTGGGCAATTTCCCCTTCCGCCACCATCAGAGTTACCACCCCGTCTTCCTGCACCTGAGGCGCCCCTATCACCTGGGCCAGGTCATATCCGTTATCGGTATACCACTTGTTCAACTCGGTGATGGCGTTTTGTAATTCCTTGAAATTTATGATCTTCCCGTATTGCTCCCGAAACGCCCGCTGTACTACTTCTGAGGGCAAAAGGGGGGCACGAGGTTGGGGTTTCTCCGGCAGCGTCTTGATTTCCACCCTACTCAATACCGGATTAGGCTGTACTTGGTAGGTTATTCTCACCCCCAAGGGTGTGTCCTCCGGTGTTACTTTTACATTACGAAAGAAACCGGTGGCAAAAATAGCGTTCACATCTTCCTGTAGTCGAGAACGGGTGGTAGGGCGGCCAGGCCGGGTTTGTATTGTATTATACACCAAGTCCTGTAATTCTCCTTCTACCCCCTCCACCACCACTTCCGCCACTAGGACTCTTGCTTCCTCACCAGGGGGTTGCGTAGTCTCCTGCGTATTCTCTGGCCCTCCGGGAGTGGTTTGAGCCATTACCCTATCAGTATTTAACTTAAATGAATTTACTGGGGGATTAGCCAAAACGGGGGGAGGGGTAGTCAATCCCACGTACAGGGGTATCACAGTAAGGTTCAGAGATTTTTGCCAAGATAAACCGCCAATTAGTGTCTTTCTGTTGGCTTTTTCACCTTTAATAAGCGCAAAAGCGGACAAAAATGGATTCTTTTCCCGATTCACTGCCACACACCCAATTCTCATTAGTGTTCCTAAATATACTAGCTGTTCTTCAGTTTTTCAATTTGGGCCAAGACTCTTTCCCGCACTCGTTGATAGGCGGCTTCAATGTCTCCCAAGTCTTGACGAAAACGATCCTTATCTAGGACTCTTTTTTGGGTATCTTGTTCCAAGGCATCCCATAGACGACAAGTATCTGGACTTATTTCATCTGCCAGAATGAGCTGGCTGTTAGAATCTAGGCCAAACTCTAATTTAAAGTCCACTAGGATTATGTTACAACCCCGGAAAAACTCTTGTAAATGCTTATTTATCTTCAAGGCGTATTCTTTAATTTGCCGCAGCTGTGATGGCGATACTATGTTAAGTACTTGTAATCTCTCCTCTGTCAAGAGGGGGTCTCCCAAATCATCATTTTTCAGGTAGAATTCCACTAGGGGGAAAGGCAACTGATACCCCCAAGGCAAGCCGGTTTGTTTACACAGACTCCCGGCGGCAATATTTCTGACTACCACCTCTAGGGGTATTATTCTCACCCCCTTTACCAGCATTTCTCTTGGAGAAACCTGA contains:
- a CDS encoding BamA/TamA family outer membrane protein — translated: MRIGCVAVNREKNPFLSAFALIKGEKANRKTLIGGLSWQKSLNLTVIPLYVGLTTPPPVLANPPVNSFKLNTDRVMAQTTPGGPENTQETTQPPGEEARVLVAEVVVEGVEGELQDLVYNTIQTRPGRPTTRSRLQEDVNAIFATGFFRNVKVTPEDTPLGVRITYQVQPNPVLSRVEIKTLPEKPQPRAPLLPSEVVQRAFREQYGKIINFKELQNAITELNKWYTDNGYDLAQVIGAPQVQEDGVVTLMVAEGEIAQIKVRFFNADQEEVKGKTRDFIVTREMRLKPGDIFNRRTAQEDLQRIYGLGIFKDVRISFDVAPDPSQVIMNVDIVETGTGSLAAGAGISSVSGFFGTISYQERNLGGNNQTLGAEFQVGERELLFDLSFENPWIAGDPYRTSLTANLFRRRTISLVFDGTETESIRTELQEDRPRVVRTGGGFSISRPLSDDPLSRPEWVLSAGLQYQQVEIQDADGNRAPRSSPKFGRGKLAFNDNGIDELLTFRFTASQDRRNDALNPTSGSLLLLGMEQTLPVTNVVFNRLRASYSYYIPVKFVDFTNGEGPQALAFNIQGGTVLGDLPPYEAFVIGGSNSVRGYGEGDLGNGRSYLQATAEYRFPILPFLGGVLFFDYATTLGSQKAVIGQPAKVRGLKGDGFGYGLGVRVQSPLGPIRIDYGVNDRGDSRIHFGVGERF
- a CDS encoding iron ABC transporter permease; translated protein: MISILKSRKTLNWAGILVYLWNLSLGLVALAIALPVLAVASSILADKREVWQHLTETVLKDYILNTLWLMLGVGIGVTVIGVGCAWLVTMCDFWGVNWWQWLLLMPLAAPAYLLAYSYTDMLEYYGPIQTWLRAIFGWESARDYWFPSIRNLGGAIVMLTLVLYPYVYMLARVAFLEQSVCSIEASRSLGCNPWKSFFSVALPLARPSIVAGLALALMETLNDFGTVQYFGVDTFTTGIYRTWINMRERVAAAQLAFCLMVFVLILIVLERISRLQARYYQMGGVIKAYSRYHLNWWRGSLAFIACALPVALGFFIPLVYLIYLTITWEETWSENFWFIAQNSLFLALVTGFVAVVLSLIMAYGKRLFANPFINTSTLIASMGYAIPGSVIAVGILIPLGAVDNAISDWLEENFNVSVGLIFSGTVIALIYGYLVRFFAVSLNTVESSLSKIKPHLDEASRSLGHNPLATLLKIHLPLMRGGVLTAFLLVFVDVMKELPATLVLRPFNFDTLAVRVFQYASDERLADAAAPAIVIILVGLIPVCFLSYRIAKGREDYQQL
- a CDS encoding phosphoribosylaminoimidazolesuccinocarboxamide synthase, which produces MSSGTKLYEGKAKIVYATDRENEYLTYYKDDATAFNAQKRGTILGKGEVNCTICSALMQWLETKGIPTHFIAQVSPREMLVKGVRIIPLEVVVRNIAAGSLCKQTGLPWGYQLPFPLVEFYLKNDDLGDPLLTEERLQVLNIVSPSQLRQIKEYALKINKHLQEFFRGCNIILVDFKLEFGLDSNSQLILADEISPDTCRLWDALEQDTQKRVLDKDRFRQDLGDIEAAYQRVRERVLAQIEKLKNS